GGAATTTGGATTCACCAATCCCATCCTCGCCGGCAGCGACGGCGTAATCGTTGCCGGGCGATTTCTCAGTGCCAAATTTGCGATAACCCGCAGCGCCATGTTTCATAATGTAAGGAACTGCCGCAAGGGTTTCGACGTTGTTGACGATGGTCGGTGATTTATTAAAACCGACGATAGCCGGGAATGGTGGCTTGTTGCGGGGATGTCCGCGTTTCCCTTCGAGGGATTCGATCAGCGCTGTTTCTTCGCCGCAGATGTATGCGCCGGCGCCTCGATAGACGTGGAGATTGATTTTCTTGCCGGTGCCGAGCGCATTTTCGCCTAAGACATTCGCTTTATAGCACTCTTCGATAGCAGTTCTTACAACTTGGGCTTCCGTGCCAAACTCACCGCGAATGTAGATGTAGCCTTGCTCGGAACCGATAGCGAAACAGGCAATCATCATCCCTTCGATCAATTCGTAAGGGTCGTAGCGCAAAAGATCGCGGTCTTTGAACGTGCCGGGTTCCGATTCGTCGGC
This window of the bacterium genome carries:
- a CDS encoding NADH-quinone oxidoreductase subunit L, which gives rise to MDYDYANPEKIVFKHLDNPQALTLAGYAKLGGFSVAKRVLSTLTPQQVIEEVKASGLRGRGGAGFSTGMKWSFIPKDNPNPKYLICNADESEPGTFKDRDLLRYDPYELIEGMMIACFAIGSEQGYIYIRGEFGTEAQVVRTAIEECYKANVLGENALGTGKKINLHVYRGAGAYICGEETALIESLEGKRGHPRNKPPFPAIVGFNKSPTIVNNVETLAAVPYIMKHGAAGYRKFGTEKSPGNDYAVAAGEDGIGESKF